In Aptenodytes patagonicus chromosome 32, bAptPat1.pri.cur, whole genome shotgun sequence, the sequence GGATCGGCGAACGGGTGGGGGTCCCAACGGGCCCCCCGCCTCCCCGACGCTGGCACCCGAGGCCTCGCCGCTGCCCCAGAGCCGCTCGCGGGCCACCTCCAACCTCTTCAGCAAGCTGACCTCCAAGCTGACCCGCAGGTGAGGGGGCCGCGGGCGCCGTGCCCGCCCCGCTGGCGCTGCCCTCACCTTCCTCactccctcttctctcttccaggGTCACTCTTGACCCCTCTAAGCGGCAGAGCTCTAATAGGTGCGTCTCGGGCACCCCCACGCCTCCAGGAGCCAAAATCAGTAAGTGCCTGGTGTCACCGGCGCCCGTCGCGGTGCCACTGGTGCTtgtcccagtgccaccagcactCACCCCGGTGCCTGTCCCGGTGCCGCCGGTGTTCGTCCCAGTGCCTGTCCCAGTGCCGCCGGTGTTTGTACCGGTGCATGTCTCACTGCTGCCGGTGTTCGTCCCGGTGCCACCAGTGTCCACCCCGGTGCCTGTCCCGGTGCCGCCGGTGTTCGTCCCAGTGCCTGTCCCAGTGCCGCCGGTGTTTGTACCGGTGCATGTCTCACTGCTGCCGGTGTTCGTCCCGGTGCCTGTCCTGGTGCTGCCGGTGTTCGTCCCGGTGCCACCAGTGTCCACCCCGGTGCCTGTCCCGGTGCCACCAGTGTTCGTGCCTGTCCCGGTGCCGCCGGTGTTCGTCCTGGTGCCTGTCCCGGTGCCGCCGGTGTTTGTACCGGTGCCTGTCCCGGTGCCGCTGGTGTTCATCCCAGTGCCTGTCCCGGTGCTGCCGGTGTCCACCCCGGTGCCTGTCCCGGTGCCACCAGTGTTTGTCCCGGTGCCTGTCCCAGTTCCGCTGGCACCTGTCCCAGTGCCCATCCTGGTGCCACCGGTGCCCATCCTAGTGCCACCAGCGCCTGTCCCGGTGCCCACCCCGCTGCCATTCTGGTCCTGACCTGGTGCTGCCGGTGCCTCTCCCCGTGCTGCTGGAACCTACCCCGGCGCCTGTCCCAGTGCCGCCAGCGCACACCCTGGTACCTGCCCCCGGTGCTCCTGGTGCCACCAGCACCATCCCGGTGCCCGTCCTGGTGCTGCCAGCGCCCGCCTCGCTTCGCTCCTGTCccttctctttctgcctctcagcCTTTGCTGCCGCCGTGGGGTTTgaggggggtttgggggggggggggggtttggggagcACAGTTGTGCTCCACTGTGGGTTGGGGGCaccgtgggggtggggggtgatgCCCCCCCGAAGATGGGTGTGAGCTTGGTGGGGGTGGTGCCCCCCAAATTGGGCACAGCTTTGAGGGGGGAagtgcccccccccaaaaaaaaccaggCATGGCCCGGCGGTGGGGGCATTCTCCCCCCAAGCTGGTGATGCTGCCCTACCCCCCCCAAACGGGCATCAGCTGGGGGTGGTGCCCCCccaaattcagcattaccttggGGAGGGGTGATCTCCCCAAAATGGGGGTGGTGCCCTGCCAAAAATGGGCATGACCCCGGGAGTATGATGTTCCCCAAATCAGGAgtggtgccccccaaaattgggGTGGTGCCCCTCCCAAGGGGCATGACCTTGGCAGACGGTGTCCCCTAAACTGGGGACTGTGCTCCCCCCCCAAATCGGGCACAGCTTTGGTGGGGGCACAGTGACCCCAAAATGGGGACCATACCCCCACATCAGCCACGGGGCTGGTGGCAATGGCCCTGAAAGGGGGATGGTGCCCCCCAAAATAGGtgcaaaactgggggggggggggcggcttgGTGCCACCTATGGTGGGCAGAGCCCCTGGGCCCCCCCTGACgtgtgtccccccctccccagggtcGCAGACGAACCTGAGAGAATCGGGGGACCTGCGCTCACAAGGTGGGTGCTGATGCCTATGGGTGCTCCCCAGGGTGGGCAGCCCCCATGCCATGCCCACCCCCGGTGCCCCGTAGCCCCCATACCCGCCCCGCAGCCGCCATGCCCACCCCcggtgccctgcagcccccctgcccgtGCCATACCTACCCTCAGTGCCCTGTAGCCCCCATACCCgtcctgcagcccccctgcccacACCATACCCACCCCCAGTGCCCCGTAGCCCCCAtacccgccccgcagcccccctgcccACACCATACCCACCCCCGGTGCCCCGTAGCCCCCATACCTGtcccgcagccccctgcccacacCATACCCACCCCCGGTGCCCCATAGCCCCCAtacccgccccgcagcccccctgcccGCGCCATGCCCACCCCCggtgccccgcagcccccctgcccGCGCCATACCCACCCCCCGTGCCCCGTAGCCCCCAtacccgccccgcagccccccttGCCCATGCCATAGCCACCCCTCCCGGTGCCTCATAGCCCCctaccagccccctgcccaccccatgcCCCCCCTTTACACCCCCGCAGTTGCCATCTACCTTGGGATCAAAAGGAAGCCAAACCCCGGCTGCTCCGATGCCCCTGGCATGTGAAGGTGACGAGTGCCCGGCCGGCCGAGGCGGTGATGGCGGCGCTGCGGCAGGCCACCCTCTCGGCCGGCTGCTGCGCgcgccagccccagcccttcCTGCTCTCCTGCACCCACGACCGGGGCCCCAGCGAGCACTTCTGCCATTTCGAGGCCGAGGTTTGCCGGCTCCAGCGCCTCGGCCTCCACGGCGTGCTCTTCCGGCACCTGGCCGGCACCGCTGGCGCTTTCCGTGCCACCTTGGCACGTGTGGCCGGTCAGCTCCAGCTCTAGGGACCTGCCGGAGCTGGGACCCCCCCCCGCCTCGAGGGCTGCATCCCTCCCGGGGATGCACCGGAGCTGGGACCCGGGGCTGCGTCGTCACTGGGAGCCCCCGATGGCTGcagtcccgtcccccccccctgCGGCTGCACCGGATCTGGCACCCAGGGCTGCATCGGCGtcgggaccccccccccagggtgtGTCAGATCCCGCAGCCGGGGCTGTATCGGTGCTGGGAcattcccacccccccaccaccccacccccccaaaaggATGCACTGGATCCGGTGCCCAGGGCTGCGGCGGAGCTgggacacccacccccccccaccccccccgcctgTGGCAGATCTGggacacctccccccccccccccccccccgaggatgCACCGAATCTGGCACCTGGGGGCTGCATCGGCACCGGGACCACCCCCAGGGGCTCCATCGGATCCAGGACTCCCACCCTGGGAGCTGTAttggcaccggcaccggggggggggtcTGCAACAGATCCaggctcccccgcccccccccccccccccaccccgccaaGGGATGTGGCAGCTCTGGGACTTCCCTGGGCGCTGCCTCAGCTCCAGCATCCCCTCGGGGACATCAGCACCAGCACCCGGGGGCTTGCGGCAGCTTGGGGACCCTCGCGGATGGCAGCTCCGGGGGATCCAGGGTGCCCCCCtggggcgccccccccccccccaggtgtcACTGGCTCCAGACCCGCAGGTGCTCCGGGACCCCTTGGCTATCTGTGGCACCATCGGATCCGggacccccgcagccccccgaCTCTGGGACCTTGGGGACATTGGTGCCAAGACCTTGGTGTCCACCAGCTCCGGGACCCCAGGGACTACCAGCTTGGGGACCTTGGGGACATCAGCTCTGGGACCTTGGGGTCCACTATCTTGGGGACCTTGGGGACATCAGCTCTGGGAACTTGGGGACATAATTTCTGGGACCTTAGGGTCCCCCAGCTCCCAGATTTGGGGCTCTACATCGCCTCCAGCCACCTGGATCCCCACTCTGCCCCACCCCTGGGTCCCCAGAGCTGTGGCTGCATCCCAGGgtccccccggaccccccccccccccccccgcggggactgtccccgtgtcccccagcCCTGTACAGCCTGTAAATACGGCCCCGGGGCTCCGGTGTCAttacccccccaccccacctcccccgGCACATTTTTAAGTTATTCCTGCCCCGGTCTGTACCCCGACCCCCCCCCCAATAAACATAGGAAACCCATCGCGTCGGCACCCATCAGTACCAGGACCCCCAGCACTGGGGGAcgcccccccaccccatcacAACTTTGGGGCATGGGCAGAGTTAAGGTGAAGTCGCCCCTTGTAGGGTGGGAGGGGCCACAAAGGCACCCCAGGGTGGGTGGGGGGAGCATCCCCCTCGCTTgggtggggacccccccccccccccccccccgtgttccccccacctccccagcccagaCGCCTGGGACCGCAGGCTGGGACCAGCAGCGTTTATTGAGGccgtcttggggggggggggggtggtggtggtggtgggggggtgcCCCCTATTTTTTGGGCGGGGATCATGTCGCAATGGGCTGTTCTGCTCCAGCTTCTTCTCCCATCTCCACCATCAGCTTCACCCCGTCCACCACCATCTGCACTTGCTCCACCTCCGAGAAGCCCAGGCGGTCGGCGTTGGAGATGGTCGAAGACGGCGCCCACGGCCGCCGTGTCCACCccgcctgggggggggggggggacgggactgTCAGCACCCCATGTCCCCGCCGTGCACCCCACGTCCCCCGCCGGGCACCCACGTCCCCCGCCAGGCACCCCAAGGTCCCCCGCCGGGCACCCCACGGAACCCACCGTGCACCCCACGGAACCCTTCTTGCACCCACGTCCCCACGCCCACCCGCATGCTGCGTCCCCCGTGTCCCTGTGGCCATTTGTGCCCCAAATTCCACCCCCTCATGTCGTGTCCCCTCATCTCTGCGTCCCCGTGCCCGCCGGTGCCCCCGTGTCCCATGTCCCCCTCATCCTTGTGCCAACCTGGTGCccccctgtccccacgtccctgcACCCACCGTGTGCCCCCTCTTCCCTGTCCCACATCCCcacacccacctgtgccccctgtccccacgtccctgcacccacctgtgccccctcttccctgtcccccatccccacACCCACCCTGTGCCCCCTGTGCCCACgtcccctgctccctgcacccacctgtgccccctgtccccacgtccccgcacccacctgtgccccctgtccccacgtcccctgctcccgcacccacctgtgccccctgtccccacgtccccacacccacctgtgccccctgtccccacatcccctgctccccgcacccacctgtgccccctgtccccacgtccccgcacccacctgtgccccctgtccccacgtccccctgctccccgcacccacctgtgccccctgtccccacgtcccctgctccccgcacccCACCTGCGCCCCCTGTCCACCACgtcccctgctccccgcacccacctgtgccccctgtccccacgtcccctgctccccgcacccacctgtgccccctgtccccacgtccccacacCCACCTGTGCCCCTGTCCCCACATCCCCTGCTCCCCcgcacccacctgtgccccctgtccccacgtcccctgctccccgcacccacctgtgccccctgtccccacgtcccctgctccccgcacccACGCTGCGccccctgtccccacgtcccctgctcccgcacccacctgtgccccctgtccccacgtccccgcacccacctgtgccccctgGCCCCACGTCCCCTGCTCCCcacacccacctgtgccccctgtcccctgctccccgcacccacctgtgccccctgtccccacgtccctgcTCCCcacacccacctgtgccccctgGCCCCACGTCCCcacacccacctgtgccccctgtcccctgctccccgcacccacctgtgccccctgGCCCCACAtcccctgctccccgcacccacctgtgccccctgtcccctgctccccgcacccacctgtgccccctgGCCCCACAtcccctgctccccgcacccacctgtgccccctgtccccacgtccccgcacccacctgtgccccctgtccccacgtcccctgctccccgcacccACCTGTGCCCCTGGCCCCACGTCCCcacacccacctgtgccccctgtccccacgtcccctgctccccgcacccacctgtgccccctgGCCCCActtcccctgctccccacacccacctgtgccccctgGCCCCACGTCCCcacacccacctgtgccccctgtcccacgtcccctgctccccgcacccacctgtgccccctgGCCCCACGTCCcacacccacctgtgccccctgtccccacgtcccctgctccccgcacccacttgtgccccctgtccccacgtcccctgctccccacacccacctgtgccccctgtccccacgtcccctgctccccgcacccACCTGTGCCGCGCTTCTGGAGGCGGAGGCGCTTGAGGATCTCCTCGAACTTGGGGTGCTGGCTGAGCTTGGGCAGGCGGACGTGgacgccccccccagccccgtccccaggTTGGAAGGACAGGTCAGGATGTAGCCCAGGTGCTCCGTCCACATGAAGGGGTGGCCCGCCTTCTTGAAGATCTCCTCGATCTGGGTGAGGGGACACGTGGGACTGGGTCCCCATCCGCCACCGTCCTGACTCCCAGCCTGGGGCACCACTGCCGCCGCCCTCCCAGGACACCCCGTGGCCCCCAGTGTCCCCTGTGCCCAAAACGTCCCCtcatccccacgtccccaccgTGCCCCTAATGTCCCCCTGTACCCCCTGACCCCATGTCCCCATTGTGCCCGTGTCCCCAAGACCCTCCATGTCCCTTGTATCACCCCCATGTCCTCCTGTGTCCCCAAAGCTCCCGTGCCCCCAAGCCCCTctgtgtcccccatgtcccccccccccccccaagcccctcgTGTCCCCAAGACCTTCCACGTCCCCAAGACTCTCCATGCCCCCCCATATCTCCCACatcccccccaggcccccccacATCCCACtacgtccccgtccccgtcccccccccccgggctctgACCCACCTTCTTGAGGCCGACACAGAAGCGCCTGAACACCTCCTTCATGTTCCCCCCCTTCTCCATGGAGATGACGCGGAGGTGGTCCTCCTCGTTCACCCACACCAGGAAGGTCTTGTTGTCATTGTGCCTGTGGGGACggacacacaaacacaccccccccacacacacacacaccccccctcagCGGTGGCCcgggacccaggtgtccaggcACCCCCAGATTCATCTGGGTGGCCCCTacatgtccccccccccccagggtggggaCTCAAATATGTGGGTGCCCCCTGCAcacccccgcccccagtgggactCAGGGGACTGGGTGGCCCCTAACTACCCCCCCAGGTGGGACCCCCCCAACACTTGGGTGCCCCCCAGGTGGGACCGTGATCTGTGGGTGCCCCTTGCACCCCTCCCAGGTGGGGTCCCCAACACTTGGGTGCCCCCAGGTGGGACCGTGATCTGTGGGTGCCCCTTTGCACCCCTCCCAGGTGGGGTCCCCGCACGTGGGTGCCCCCAGCATCCCGCCGGGTGGGACCCTGCTCCCTGGGTGCCCCTTGCACCCCTCCCAGCTGGGGTCCCCAGCACGTGGGTACCCCAGCATCCCCCTGGGTTGGGACCCTGCTCCTGGGTGCCCCTTACACCCCTCCCAGGTGGGTTCCCCAGCACGTGGGTgcccccagcatcaccccaggTGGGACCCTGCTCCCTGGGTGCCCCTTGCACCCTCCAGCTGGGGTCCCCAGCACGTGGGTgcccccagcatcaccccaggTGGGACCCTGCTCCCTgggtgcccccctcccccccccaggacGCCCCACCAGTGCCGCGGCCGTCGGGCCAGTCGCGGCCATGCCCGAGGCCAGCAGCAGGGGCGAGACCGGCTTGTCGAAGAGGAAGTGGTCGTcgatgagctgctgctgctcctgctccgtCATGGCCTTCAGCGGGTAGTACCGGCCCTTGAACTCCCCCTCCAAGCTGTTCAGGGCTGCGGGAGGGGCGGGGTCAGGGCACGGGCACGCCCACACACTCGCAGGCCACGCCCACCCGCCGTCAGACCGTGCCCGCCAGCCGCGCCCGCGACACCTGCTGCCCGCCACACGTGCCAGGCCACGGCCACAGCCCTTTGCCCCGCCCACACGCAGGCCACGCCCACACACTCGTGCCACGCCCACACACTCGTGCCACGCCCACCTCCACTCCAGATCTCGGCCACGCCCACACACCgcgccccaccccacccccccccccaactccacACTCACATGGGCGTTGGCCACAGGTACATGCCACACCCAACAGCCACACCCAAGCCATGCTGGGCCTTGCCACGCCCTGTATCCACAGGCCACGCCCCTCGGGCACACCCCGAGACACGCCCCCAAGCCGTCCCCGCCCACGTGCAGcgcaccagccccccccccccccccaggctgagCAGGCAAGCCCAATCCCCTGCGGCAAGCCACGCCCCCTGCTGCAAGCCACGCCCGGGGCCACGCCCCAACAGGTCACGCCCCCTCACCGTTGACGGACAGCTTCTCGATGGCGCGGCGCTCCCCCCGGCTGCAGTGGGGGGGCAGGGAGTAGCCCTTGATGCTGCGCCCCGTGCGCACCCGCTGCTCAGCACGTACTTGGGGTCCAGGTCACCCCCGCCCTGCCCGAAACGTCAGCGGCACCCAGGCGTCAGGGAGCCtgcgacacccccccccccccccccgccctcccccaccatccccaccccccacccccaccccctcccccccccccccagctcaagAGGGACCCAGGCACCCCAATTTCCCCCATCACCCATCTCACCACCCCAGGAGGGACCCATGTCCCTTTGTCCCCTTGGCCCaggagggacccaggtgtccaggagCTGagacacacccccaccccccccaccccaccccccttcccccagctcaaGAGGGACCCAGGCATCTTGGGCACCCCAAGACacccatccccacccccccaccccgcccccccacACTGGGACCCATGTCCCCTTTTCCCCATGGCCCagaagggacccaggcgtccggccaccccccccccgcccccccggggaACCCAGGCATTCGGGACCTTGAGGTTCTCGTGGTTGAGGTCGGTGCGGTGCTTGTCGGTGGGTTTGTAGCCGCCGTGGCGGTCCTGGATCACGGGGTCGAAGAGCTCCTTGAAGAACCTCGTAGGACTCCTCGTCCCCGGCCACGCAGCCCACCGTCATGATGAAGGGGTGGCCTGGGGGCGGGTGGTGTCAGGGGGCAGCTGGCATGGCACCGGGCACGGGGCACGGCACCAGGGCAGGGCACGGCACCGCACATGACACCGGGGACAGGGCGTCGGGAATGGTTATGGCACTGGGGCAGGGCactggcactggggacagggcaTAGGGGACAGGGCATCAGCACCCAGGATGGCACCGGGGGCACGGCACCGGGCACAGGGCATGGCACCGGGGCAGGGCATGGCACTGGGGACAGGGTTCTGGCACTGGGTatggcactggggacagggcactggcactggggacagggTTCTGGCACTGGGTatggcactggggacagggcactggcactggggacagggTTCTGGCACTGGGTatggcactggggacagggcactggcactggggacagggTTCTGGCACTGGGTatggcactggggacagggcactggcactggggacagggTTCTGGCACTGGGTatggcactggggacagggcactggcactggggacagggTTCTGGCATGGGACAGGGTTCTGGGCACCCAGTatggcactggggacagggcacCATCTCTCAGTATGGTACAGGGGACAGGGTTCTGGCATGGGACAGGGTTCTGGGCACCCAGTatggcactggggacagggcactggcactggggacagggctctgGCACTGAACATGGCACTGGGCACCCAGTATGGCAcgggggtgggggacagggcacTGGCACCCAGTATGGCACCGGGGACGGGGCTCTGCCACTGGGGGTGACCCAGAAGACACCACGTCCCCTGTAACCAGCCCGGAGGACCCTGTGGGCAGAGTGGGGACCCTGTGCCGTCACCCACCGGGGTTGTCGACGCCGGTCTGGATGACATCATCGAGGGTGAAGCCGCTGGGGGTCTCCTTCTCGCGCAGGCGCTGGTAGAGGGGCGGGGGTGAGGACCTTGGCCATGTGGTTGTTGTGCTGGGAGAGGTCGGGGAACTCCTCCTCCGCCGAGAACTTCAGCTTGTGCTTGTTGTGGGTGTTGCTGAACGGCATGgcggggctgcagggagagggggggTGGGCACCGGGGTGGCACGGCGTGGGGCACGGTATGGGGCAAGGCATGGCGTGGCACCGGGCATGGGGCATGGTATGGCGCGGGGCATGGCGTGGCACTAGGCACGGCCTCGGGCACAGCACGGCACTGGGCACGGCATGGGGAACGGCACAGGATGGGGCACGGCACAGCACTGGGCACGGCATGGGGCACGGGACATGGGGTATGGCACGGCGTGGCACTGGGCGCGGGGCATGGCGTGGCACTAGGCACGGCCTCGGGCACAGCACGGCACTGGTCATGGGGCACGGCACAGGATGGGGCACAGCACGGCACTGGGCACGGCATGGGGCACGGCACGGGACATGGGGTATGGCACGGCGTGGCACTGGGCGTGGGGCACAGCCCGGCACGGCCACCAGGTCAGCCAAGGGCACCGGGCGTGGAGCACAGTATGGGGCGTGGTGTGGCGTGGGGCACAGCGTGGCGTGGGGCACAGCGTGGCACCGGGCACGGGGCACAGCACGGAGCATGGCACGGGACGTGGGGCACGGCAAGGCCACCAGGTCAGCCTGGGCACTGGGCGTGGGGTACACCATCGCATGGGGCACGGCCCGGGACGTGGGGCACGGGACGTGGGGCACGGGACGTGGGGCACGGCGTGGGGCACGGCCCGgccatggggacacggggacacgggggacacgggggacaggGGACACTAGGACCCGGGAGTCTCTACCGAGCCCGCCCCCCCCGAGGGGGGGGCGTATTCCTGAGGGCGTGGCTATAGCGGGCGTGTCCCGTGGGCCGGGACAGAAGTGGGTGTGGCGGGGCGTGGCCTGGGCGGGGCGTGGCCAGCCCGGGCCGGGCCATGTttggccgggccggggccggggctatTTATAGCCCGGAGGGACCCGatgaccgggggggggggacggggaccacACACAGGGaccgacccgctccggggaccgAGGAGTCCGGCCTGGGCCCGGTGCTACCGGGGAGGTCCCGGTTCGGGTGGTACCAGGGGGGGTCCCGGTGGCACCGGGGGGCTCCGGTCCGGTCGCGGTCCCGGAGGGTCCGGTCCCAGTTTGGCCCCGGTGTCACCGGGAGGGTCCGGTCCCTCTCCGGGCGGTCCCGGGGGAGCCCATCCCGGCTGGGTCGGTCCCCGGTGGGGTCCATCGCGGTGGGGTTCCCGGTGGGTCCCGGCAGGGCCGGGGTTACCTTGAGCGGCGCGGGCGGAGCGGGTCGGGTCGGGCCGGTACAGGCGGAGcaggcggcgg encodes:
- the CKM gene encoding LOW QUALITY PROTEIN: creatine kinase M-type (The sequence of the model RefSeq protein was modified relative to this genomic sequence to represent the inferred CDS: inserted 5 bases in 4 codons; deleted 4 bases in 4 codons) codes for the protein MPFSNTHNKHKLKFSAEEEFPDLSQHNNHMAKVLTPPLYQRLREKETPSGFTLDDVIQTGVDNPGHPFIMTVGCVAGDEESYEVFKELFDPVIQDRHGGYKPTDKHRTDLNHENLKGGGDLDPKYVLSXRVRTGRSIKGYSLPPHCSRGERRAIEKLSVNALNSLEGEFKGRYYPLKAMTEQEQQQLIDDHFLFDKPVSPLLLASGMXRDWPDGRGTGGAHNDNKTFLVWVNEEDHLRVISMEKGGNMKEVFRRFCVGLKKIEEIFKKAGHPFMWTEHLGYILTCPSNLGTGLXGGVHVRLPKLSQHPKFEEILKRLRLQKRGTGGVDTAAVGAVFDISNADRLGFSEVEQVQMVVDGVKLMVEMEKKLEQNSPLXDMIPAQKIGGTPPPPPPPPPPPRRPQ